From Pleurocapsa sp. PCC 7319:
CAAGTGCTTGGGAAAAATTCTGGAAATCCCGAGCTTGATTTTCTTGGTCTTTTTTTTGGGGACCTTCTTCTGATGAAGTCCCCATTAATTTAGCTACGTTTGCAGTTGGTTGGAGTAAGAGCTTTTGGTAATTAAGCATAAGTAATAAGCGCAGACCAATATTAAAATTTAATTGTTAAATGTTTGCATTTCTTAATATTTTAGAAATATTGTATCCCGATTTGGAACAGCGGGTTTTAGCCTACTAAAAAATTTAATTCTCAGTTAATTGCTCGATCGCTTTAATTAAGGCAGCATAATCACTGATTGGTTTAGTAAAAAACTCATCAGCCTGAGAATCAGCCAGTAGTGATTCTCGTTCGCTGGACATGGCATAAGCAGTTAGTAAAATTATGGGAATAGAGGCGGTTTCTAATTTGGTTTTGAGTAAACGAGACAAGTCAGCTCCACTAACTTCTTCTCCTGCCCAAGATGCCCCTGGAAGGTTGATATCCATTAATACTATGTCTATCTCCCCTGCTGTACATAGTTCAAAAACAGTTTTCGGTTCGTCAGTTAATTGAACTGAATGTCCTCCAAGGCGTTCGATTAGTTTAGCGGTACTCTTAGCTAAGGGTAAATTGTCTTCTACTAAGAGAATTTTTAAGCTTTTCATTATTTCTTCCCTTATTTCTTACACAGACGTTTCAAAAAAAGTCTCTGCAAGGTTGATACTAAATCCGATTGACAGAGGTTATTTATGTAAAATGACTGGGAGACTGGGGGAGAATTTAATACTCATTACTCATTACTCATTACTCATTACTTCGTTTATTCAAGTAACCTGCACCAAAAGGATTTAGTATGATACTCCAGGTAAAGTAATTGTTATTGTCGTTCCGCAATTTCTGCCTTCACTCTTAAGAAAAATTTGACCCCTCATAAGTTCCACTAACTGCTTACAAATCGTAAGTCCCAACCCAGTACCACCGTAGCGTCGGCGAATTGAACCATCTTCCTGAACAAAAGCTGCAAATATACCCGCTTGTTTATCTGGTTCAATACCAATACCCGTATCGGATATAGAAATTTCGACCCAAGATGTCGCTTCCATTTTAGCGATCGCGTGATGCCTGGGTGGAAGGGAAATCGCTTGAATCTTAATCTTTCCTTGTGGGGTAAATTTAAAAGCATTATTCAAAATATTAGTCAAAACTTGTTTGAGCTTAATTGCATCGGCATAAACTCTCCCTATTTGACAGTCAATAATCAAGTCAATGTCCTGTCGGATAGTATCAGGTTGGAAGAGACGACGTAGTTCACCGAACAGGGGTTCGAGTTCCACGATTGCCAGATCGACTTCCATTTTCCCTGCTTCAATTTTGGCAATATCTAGAAGACTATCGACAATGGTGTGGAGATTTTCGGCAGAAAGATGAGCCGTTTCAATATACTCGGCTAATTCTTGTTCATTTTCATAAAAACCTTCTTTTAGTAGTTTGAGATAATTCAGAATTGATGCTAGGGGTGTGCGTAATTCATGGCTAGAAGAAGATAAAAATGCCGACTTGAGACTACTAGCTGTTTCCGCTTCTCTACGAGCGTTGTCTAGCTCTTGGTTGCGCATTTCTACTAATACCCGTTGCCTTCTCTCTTGCCGATAAAGTCTGTCTTGCATCACTGCCATTGCCAAATTATTAGTCAAAGACTGGATCAATTCTAGTTCGTGATCTTGCCAGGGTTGAGCTTGTCCTTTAATGATTTCTTTCCACTGGTCAAAAGATTGACGGGGGCGGGTTTGTCGTTTATCAGCCTGATAATTCCCTGCCCAGAGTTTTTCTGTATTGATCGACTGACGAAAAATTGCCAGATTGCCCAAAGTTTCTTTTTTGTAGCGTAAGGGCATTAACAGTAAACTTCGTAAGTTGTTTTTTATCAGGGCAGGTATTAAAGTTTTGATTGATTTTTGTTCTTCGATATTATTAATTGCTCTAACTTGGCTCCCAGTTCCCGCTAAATTTTGCAAGTGTAACCAATCAGATGTGGGAAGATTAGGTAAAGAGCCATATTGATAACAACTAATTTGAGTTGGTTCTGCATCATTCATACATAATAAGCCCCCCGTTCCGCTGATCGCAGTAACTATTTGGGCTAACACCGCAGGCAATATCTTGTCATTTTCTAAAGGGGAATGAAGCAAATGGGAAATCTGATTGATTAAGGTTTCTCGTTGGGCTTTTTGTTTAACTGTTCGAAATAAATTAGCTTGAGCGATCGCCATTTCTAACTGCTGAACAACAGTTTGGATAATTCTCAAACTGCGGTTAGAAATAACTCTGGCACGACGATGGTGAGCAATGAGTAAACCCCAAAGCTGCCGATCGTTTACCAGAGGAACTACCAAACTAGACTTAACCCCCATCAAAGTTAAATACTCCACATGACAGGGGTCTACGGGACGTTGTAAGAGACTTTCCAGGGACTCTTGGCGTACCTGTTCTACGGTTAATTCTTCTGTAGCAGTAGAAGGTAGCCTGTTTGGTTGACTAAGTTGAATTTGCTGTTTCTCAAGATCGACGATTGAACGAACCCTAGCTTTCAGGAATAGCTCTCGCGCTTGGGGTGGAATATCTCCTGCGGGAAAATGTAAGCCTTTGAGAGAAGGCAGATGATCGCTATTTATCGCTTCGGCAATTACTTGACCGTTACCATCAGCATCAAATTTGTAGATTTTAACGCGATCGCTTTTTAAAAAAGTTCTAACTTCCGTCACCGCTGCATCCAGAATTTCTGGCAATTCCAGCGATCGTCTAATCTTACTGGTAATTCGATTGAGTAGTTCTAGTTGATTCAAAACATGGCATGAGTCGATTTATTTATATGTTAAATCTTTTTTCTAAGATGCATAATTACATCATCTCATGTACATAAATTGTCCTGACTAAATCTTTCCCAAAACTATATCTCCAGATAGATGACTTCTATTTTAGATACACAAAAGATCGCATAATTACAAAAACTTAAGACTTTCTTAAGATTTTGGTTTATGATATTGATATTGTTCTGGGTTTCAGCAATGAATTTAGAGACAAGAATGATCCGTACGATTTGGACTTTGGTAGAGACATCTAATCCCTATAGTTTGATCAAGCTTTCCGACAGCGAATTAATCCAAAAATTACTCGCTGAAGTAGAGAGAGTATCTTCTCTCAATTCCCATGAAAGTAAAATTATTTCTCAATACATTGGCTCAAGAACAGTATTAATTAGAGATTTAGCTTATGCCAAGGTTGATTAAAAAGATTTACCTTAAAAAGCTGTCAGCTGTCAGCTCTTAGCTCTAAAGTTTACTTAAGTAAACGGCTGATAAAAAGGACTAAGCCTTTTACTGCTGTTTAAGATATTGTTTGAGTAATCCTTTCAATTTTTTTAGCTGACAGGTTTCGGCTACAGGTCTTATTTGTTGGATAAAAGGTATCAATTCTGGTCGCTCACTTTGCCATAGATTGATCTGGGATAATACTTCTCGAATATCTCCTTGCAGAGCTAATTCTAAAAGTTGGTTTAATTCTGCTGCTTTAGGAGTCTCAATTGATACAAAATCAGCATGAGTTTTGATAGTGGCTGAAGTATGCGAACTTAGGAGCGATCGCCCTGAGCCATCTGAAGTCATCCATTTAAGTTGGAGATGCTGTTCTAAAAGTCTAAGTAATTGTTCAAAGTTTAGCGGTTTTGCCAAAAAAGCATTTGCTCCTGCTTGATAACATTGGGATTCATCGCTGGGGAGTGTACTGGCAGAGACAATAATAATCGGTAAATTTTGCCAAGCGGCTTCTTGTCTTAAAATGCGGGTTACTGCCAAGCCATCTAGTTCGGGCATGACCAAATCTAAAATAATTAAATCTGGCTGGTATGCTTCGGTTTTAGAAATCGCTTCTGTTCCTGAACCAGCGTCGATGACTTCAAAACCCAAAGGAGTCAAGAAATCAAGTAAAACTTCGAGATTATTCTTGAGATCATCTACTATTAAAATCTTACGTTTCGCCCCTTGATAGCCTGTAATATCGAGATCGGAATTTGTTGCAGGTTTGGTTGCCATAGAGGTTTTTACATCAGAAAAATCGAGATCGACCCAAAATTCACTTCCTTCTTCCAAGGTGCTTTTAACTTCAATTTTGCTACCCATCTGCTTGACAATATTTTGACTGATACTTAAACCGAGTCCCGTACCCTCTTGAGGAGAGCGATCGCTGTCTAATTGATGGAAAGGTAAAAAGATTTCGGCTAATTTGTCTTCTGGGATACCTCTGCCGGTATCTGCAATGTGAAAGCGAATTTTACGATCATTATCGTTATTTGATTGATCGGTATTCAATTCGTTTCTAGGAAAATCGCCCACATAACCAACACTAAAAGTAACTTTTCCTGTAGTGGTAAATTTAACTGCATTACCGAGAAGATTGAGCAGGAGTTGACGCAGACGGGTTTCATCTCCTCTTACCATGGTTGGTAGCTTGCTCAGAATATGATGCTCGAAGTCAATTCCTTTTTGCTGACAACGAATCCGAATCATTGCCTCTAAATTCTCTAAAAACGAGGAGAGGATAAAATCTTTGGACTCTAAATTGAGTTTGCCGGCTTCGATTTTAGCGATGTAGAGAATATCGTTAATCAGAGTTAGTAAATGTTGACCAGAACGTTGAATCACCTCAATTCCTCGTTGCTGTTTATCAGTAAAATTCGGTTCTCTTTGCAGAATTTGGGCAAATCCTAATATAGCGTTGAGGGGAGTGCGTAATTCATGACTAGTATGGGCAATAAAGGCACTTTTAGCTTGATTAGCAGTTTCGGCAGCCTCTTTAGCTTGTTGTAGTTGTAAGGTTTGGTTCTGAATTTGGGTAAATAGGTCAACCTGAGCGATGGAGATTCCTAACTGAATGCCAGTTTGAGTCAGTAAACGAATTTCTCCTTCTTTCCAGGCACGAGGTTGCTTATCTTGATAGGCAGCCAGTAAGCCCCAAAGTCTTTCATTTTGGAAGATAGGAGCAATACAAAAGGCTTTGACTTGTAATTGTTGGTAAGTTTCGCGCTGATAATCGCTAAATTCTGCTTTCTCAATATTCGCGATCGCTAGAGTTTGACGCTCTTGATGTCTGCCTGTTTTAGTTTCGCGTAAACAGGTATCATGCCAACTATTTTCTAATTGAATCCCTCTCAAGGAAGAGCAACCAGCAGCTATAGATTCGGCAACAAATTGACCGTGACCATCGGGATTAAATTGAAACAAAGCAACGCGATCGCATTTTAAGGTTTCTCTTAACTGTTGGGTAGTAATCTGAAATATTTCGTCTAGCTCTAAACTTTGACGAATTTTTCTGACGATACTGAGAATGGTTCTTTCTCTAGCAGCACTTTCTCTTAATTCTGCTTCAGTTTCTTTTTGTTCGCTGATATCGGTAGAGATGCCACAGATGGCATAAATTTCCCCGCGATCATTAATGAGAGGTGCTTTAGTTGCAATATAAGTATGGAGACTACCATTTTTTAAGGGAATCTGTTCTTCAAATTTTAGAACTGATTTAGTTTCTAATACCTGATGATCATTAGCAATTAACATTTCGGCAATTTGTGCTGGAAAAAGATCGTGGCTGCTATTTCCTAAAACTTGTGTTTCACTAAGACCTATTAATTCTAAATATTGCCTATTTACTAACAAATAACGCCCTTCAATATCCTTTAGATAAAC
This genomic window contains:
- a CDS encoding response regulator, which translates into the protein MKSLKILLVEDNLPLAKSTAKLIERLGGHSVQLTDEPKTVFELCTAGEIDIVLMDINLPGASWAGEEVSGADLSRLLKTKLETASIPIILLTAYAMSSERESLLADSQADEFFTKPISDYAALIKAIEQLTEN
- a CDS encoding ATP-binding protein, yielding MNQLELLNRITSKIRRSLELPEILDAAVTEVRTFLKSDRVKIYKFDADGNGQVIAEAINSDHLPSLKGLHFPAGDIPPQARELFLKARVRSIVDLEKQQIQLSQPNRLPSTATEELTVEQVRQESLESLLQRPVDPCHVEYLTLMGVKSSLVVPLVNDRQLWGLLIAHHRRARVISNRSLRIIQTVVQQLEMAIAQANLFRTVKQKAQRETLINQISHLLHSPLENDKILPAVLAQIVTAISGTGGLLCMNDAEPTQISCYQYGSLPNLPTSDWLHLQNLAGTGSQVRAINNIEEQKSIKTLIPALIKNNLRSLLLMPLRYKKETLGNLAIFRQSINTEKLWAGNYQADKRQTRPRQSFDQWKEIIKGQAQPWQDHELELIQSLTNNLAMAVMQDRLYRQERRQRVLVEMRNQELDNARREAETASSLKSAFLSSSSHELRTPLASILNYLKLLKEGFYENEQELAEYIETAHLSAENLHTIVDSLLDIAKIEAGKMEVDLAIVELEPLFGELRRLFQPDTIRQDIDLIIDCQIGRVYADAIKLKQVLTNILNNAFKFTPQGKIKIQAISLPPRHHAIAKMEATSWVEISISDTGIGIEPDKQAGIFAAFVQEDGSIRRRYGGTGLGLTICKQLVELMRGQIFLKSEGRNCGTTITITLPGVSY